In Edaphobacter paludis, a single window of DNA contains:
- the hfq gene encoding RNA chaperone Hfq, whose protein sequence is MESKPAQNIQDTFLNTVRKDKSPITIYLVSGVKLTGKIRSFDKYSVLLENNSQEQLIFKHAISTVVSGRAGAHLELRSDSRPESRPEPRTGIPHPSPAASAPSPEATGTQGTVNR, encoded by the coding sequence ATGGAATCAAAGCCGGCACAGAACATTCAGGACACTTTTCTCAATACGGTTCGAAAAGATAAGAGCCCGATTACGATCTATCTGGTAAGCGGCGTCAAGCTGACCGGGAAGATACGCTCGTTCGATAAATACTCGGTGCTGTTGGAGAACAACAGCCAGGAACAATTGATCTTCAAGCACGCCATCTCCACGGTGGTGAGCGGCCGCGCCGGTGCCCATTTGGAGCTGCGCTCGGACAGCAGGCCCGAGTCCCGACCTGAACCGAGGACGGGCATCCCCCACCCATCGCCGGCTGCCAGCGCACCTTCGCCAGAGGCAACTGGAACCCAGGGTACTGTTAATCGTTGA
- the hflX gene encoding GTPase HflX, which yields MVAARSSQGAGQNAERAILVAVEFTGERRKLTSAARLARKAAAVSADSGQLGFDEGEVAKVASVRAVDLDFDASLAEFEELARSAGAEVAATLIQRRARPDPATLVGQGKLEEIEGVLASTGADLVLFDHDLTPSQLRNLEAKLPCRVIDRTQLILDIFARHARTREGQLQVELAQLEYQLPRLAGRGKAMSQLGGGIGTRGPGETQLETDRRKINLRIDHVKEQLEAVRRIRRQQRQRREAVPVPVVALVGYTNAGKSTLFNALTEAGVLESSRMFATLDPKLRQLQLPSRRKILLSDTVGFIRNLPHTLVTSFRATLEEVERAEILLHVRDASSPMMDEQKAQVEKVLSELDITKKPVIEVLNKADLLTVADREQLTEGILVSGLKKQGLEELLAAIDDALVVDPLIRVRLRIPQSEGSILAALEAGAVLEKKRFEGNLAYITARGPASLLNRFSRFTERI from the coding sequence ATGGTTGCCGCGCGCAGCTCGCAGGGCGCAGGCCAGAACGCCGAACGCGCCATACTTGTGGCGGTGGAGTTCACCGGGGAGCGGCGTAAGCTGACCTCGGCGGCGCGGCTCGCTCGCAAGGCAGCTGCGGTCTCTGCGGACTCCGGACAACTCGGCTTCGATGAAGGCGAAGTGGCTAAGGTGGCTTCGGTGCGCGCTGTCGATTTGGACTTTGACGCTTCGCTGGCGGAGTTTGAAGAGCTTGCCCGCAGCGCTGGGGCTGAGGTAGCGGCGACGCTGATTCAGCGGCGTGCACGGCCCGATCCGGCGACGCTGGTAGGGCAGGGCAAGCTGGAAGAGATTGAAGGCGTTCTGGCCTCGACGGGCGCGGACCTGGTGCTGTTTGACCATGATCTGACGCCTTCGCAGTTGCGCAATCTTGAAGCAAAGCTGCCATGCCGGGTGATCGACCGGACACAGTTGATTCTGGACATTTTTGCGCGTCATGCGCGTACTCGTGAGGGCCAGTTGCAGGTGGAACTCGCGCAACTGGAGTATCAGCTTCCGCGGCTTGCGGGCAGGGGCAAGGCGATGTCGCAGCTTGGCGGCGGCATCGGCACAAGAGGGCCGGGCGAGACCCAGCTCGAGACCGATCGCCGCAAGATCAACCTGCGCATCGACCATGTGAAGGAACAACTGGAGGCGGTGCGACGGATTCGGCGGCAGCAGCGACAGCGCCGGGAGGCGGTTCCGGTGCCAGTTGTGGCGCTGGTGGGCTATACGAATGCCGGAAAGAGTACGCTGTTCAACGCGCTAACGGAAGCAGGGGTGCTGGAATCATCCCGCATGTTTGCAACGCTCGATCCGAAGCTGCGGCAGTTGCAGCTTCCCTCGCGGCGCAAAATTTTGCTGTCGGACACGGTGGGATTCATTCGCAACCTGCCGCACACGCTGGTGACGAGCTTTCGGGCAACGCTTGAAGAGGTCGAACGCGCGGAGATTCTGTTGCACGTCCGGGATGCCTCCAGTCCTATGATGGATGAGCAGAAAGCGCAGGTAGAAAAGGTTTTGAGCGAGTTGGACATCACGAAAAAGCCCGTGATTGAGGTTTTGAACAAGGCCGACCTGCTGACTGTGGCGGATCGGGAACAGCTGACGGAGGGAATTCTGGTCTCGGGATTAAAAAAGCAGGGTCTGGAGGAGTTACTGGCGGCGATCGACGATGCGTTGGTTGTCGATCCGCTGATTCGGGTGCGACTTCGCATACCGCAATCGGAAGGCTCCATATTGGCAGCGCTGGAGGCTGGGGCTGTGCTTGAAAAAAAGCGGTTTGAGGGCAATCTGGCCTATATTACGGCGCGTGGGCCTGCATCGTTGCTTAATCGCTTCAGCAGATTCACGGAGCGTATTTAA